A DNA window from Verrucomicrobiia bacterium contains the following coding sequences:
- a CDS encoding glycosyltransferase, producing the protein MNQPLVSICLPNLNTRPFLEERLETILAQTFTDWELIVCDSHSDDGSWEFFQKFAGDPRVRLHQVSREGIYAGWNECLKRARGRYLYIATSDDTAQPQLLERLLAPLASNPNIRIAVCDYQVIDAESRPIEPLAQDKPRLFLGEWMNRPCLRPRLTEFVLHCCFGTIWGTMTAVLFQHSLLKQAGLFRTDRGSAADIEWTLRATLASDVAFVPERLATWRMRPNQATKHGSLSWRFLRTMLACFDSVLHDPNAELPQEWQNIPHWDRELTKIWRLEYLDSFHLDRRAARENPVQFLTNCLEALRLKPDFVLSQLARGFAWRKEFSPDRIARAQELIDLFQVPWPPQEATW; encoded by the coding sequence GTGAATCAGCCCCTCGTTTCCATCTGCCTGCCCAATTTGAACACTCGCCCATTCCTGGAAGAGCGCCTGGAAACGATCCTGGCGCAAACTTTCACGGATTGGGAACTCATCGTTTGCGACAGCCATTCGGACGATGGCTCCTGGGAGTTCTTTCAGAAGTTTGCCGGTGATCCTCGGGTTCGACTGCATCAGGTATCCCGCGAGGGCATCTACGCCGGTTGGAATGAATGCCTGAAGCGCGCCCGGGGACGTTATCTCTACATCGCGACGAGCGACGACACCGCCCAGCCCCAACTTCTCGAACGATTGCTGGCTCCATTGGCAAGCAATCCGAATATCCGCATCGCCGTGTGTGATTACCAGGTAATCGACGCTGAAAGCCGGCCCATTGAACCACTGGCGCAAGACAAACCACGTCTCTTTCTCGGCGAATGGATGAATCGACCATGCCTGCGGCCACGCCTCACGGAATTCGTCCTGCACTGCTGTTTCGGGACCATTTGGGGAACCATGACCGCCGTGCTCTTCCAGCATTCGCTCCTGAAACAAGCGGGCCTGTTCCGCACGGACCGCGGCTCGGCGGCGGACATCGAGTGGACACTGCGCGCAACGCTCGCCAGCGATGTGGCCTTCGTACCCGAACGTCTGGCTACATGGCGAATGCGTCCCAACCAGGCCACAAAACACGGAAGTCTTTCGTGGCGGTTCCTGCGCACCATGCTGGCTTGTTTCGACTCCGTGCTGCACGATCCGAACGCGGAGCTTCCTCAAGAGTGGCAGAACATCCCCCATTGGGACCGGGAACTCACAAAAATCTGGCGGCTTGAATACCTCGACAGTTTCCACCTCGACCGCCGCGCCGCGCGAGAGAATCCGGTGCAGTTTCTCACAAACTGCTTGGAGGCACTTCGTCTCAAGCCCGATTTCGTCCTTTCGCAACTGGCACGCGGCTTTGCCTGGCGCAAGGAGTTCAGCCCGGACCGCATCGCCCGCGCGCAGGAGTTGATCGATTTATTTCAAGTTCCGTGGCCGCCCCAGGAAGCGACATGGTAA